In one Pseudanabaenaceae cyanobacterium SKYG29 genomic region, the following are encoded:
- a CDS encoding restriction endonuclease — MQTSLSMPIVGYQDLMLPLLQLAQRAGEEISNSRAIDLLAQQFNLTKAELQEMLPSGRQTVFANRVGWAATYLKKAGLLEKTRRGYFRITQRGAELLATKPRKIDNKTLQQYPEFLEFKKSRRENEDGEESSSDDPTPLESLENSYRLLRQELINEILAKLRTVSPSFFEQIVVDLVVKLGYGGSRADAGKAIGKPGDDGIDGIIKQDKLGLDVIYLQAKRYGEDHPVTKADVAQFAGALQAKKATKGIFITTSRFTASAKDFIRQVSNQIMLIDGEDLAELMIDHDVGVTTTVTYTLKRIDSDYFVEE; from the coding sequence TTGCAGACAAGCCTATCAATGCCGATCGTTGGTTACCAAGACCTGATGCTACCCCTGTTGCAACTAGCCCAGCGTGCAGGGGAGGAAATTTCCAACAGTAGAGCGATCGATCTTCTGGCGCAGCAATTTAATCTGACGAAAGCAGAGCTGCAGGAAATGCTCCCCAGTGGCAGGCAGACAGTTTTTGCTAATCGGGTAGGTTGGGCAGCCACCTATCTGAAGAAAGCAGGGTTGCTAGAGAAGACACGGCGGGGATATTTTCGTATTACGCAAAGAGGAGCGGAACTATTAGCGACAAAACCCCGTAAGATTGACAATAAAACCCTACAGCAGTATCCAGAATTCCTGGAATTCAAGAAGTCCAGGCGAGAAAATGAAGATGGAGAAGAAAGCAGTAGCGATGATCCAACACCTTTAGAAAGTTTGGAAAACAGCTATCGCCTTCTGCGCCAGGAATTGATTAATGAAATCCTTGCCAAACTCAGAACGGTTAGTCCTTCTTTCTTTGAACAGATTGTTGTTGATTTGGTAGTCAAGCTGGGATATGGGGGCTCCAGAGCGGATGCAGGTAAAGCGATCGGTAAACCAGGGGATGACGGTATTGATGGCATAATCAAACAGGATAAACTCGGCTTAGATGTGATTTATCTACAGGCAAAACGATATGGGGAAGACCACCCCGTCACAAAAGCAGATGTCGCCCAGTTTGCTGGTGCTCTGCAGGCAAAAAAAGCAACCAAGGGTATTTTCATCACTACATCCAGGTTTACAGCCAGTGCCAAAGACTTTATCAGGCAAGTCAGCAATCAGATCATGCTAATAGATGGAGAAGACCTGGCAGAGCTGATGATTGACCACGATGTGGGAGTAACCACCACTGTAACTTACACTCTCAAACGGATTGATAGCGATTACTTTGTCGAAGAGTAA
- the adhE gene encoding bifunctional acetaldehyde-CoA/alcohol dehydrogenase: MLVTNEQELNELIAKVKVAQEEFGNFSQEQVDRIFQQAALAANEARIPLAKMAVAETGMGIVEDKVIKNHFAAEMVYNKYKNEKTCGVIEEDPHFGIKKIAEPVGIIAGIVPTTNPTSTAIFKALLAIKTRNAIIFSPHPRAKKCTIEAARIIKEAAVAAGAPDPIIGWIDEPTVPLSQALMQHPDIKLILATGGPAMVKAAYSSGHPSLGVGAGNTPALIDASADIPMAVSSILLSKTFDHGMICASEQAVIVVDAIYDQVKAEFQRRGAHILSAAEVAKLRQIILTEGRLNPAIVGQSVEKIAELAGFTVPAGTRLLIGEVQEVGEQEPFSYEKLAPILAMYRVPNFHAGVEVAAQVVNFGGKGHTAVLYTDPANKDDLAYFEHHVTASRVLLNTPSSQGAIGDLYNFKLDPSLTLGCGTWGGNSVSENVGPHHLLNIKTVTERRENMLWFRVPPKIYFKYGCLPVALQELKGKQRAFIVTDKPLFDMGMLKEVEEVLEELGIEFQIFFEVEPDPKLSDVQKGLDRCRNFKPDVIIAFGGGSPMDAAKVMWLMYEHPEVEFSGVAMRFMDIRKRVYVLPPLGQKAIMVAIPTTSGTGSEVTPFAVVTDDKTGIKYPLADYALTPTMAIVDPELVMHMPKKLTAYGGIDALTHALEAYVSVLATEFTEGLALEAIKLLFEYLPRAYKHGAKDPLAREKVHYAATIAGMAFANAFLGICHSLAHKLGSTFHLPHGLANALMISHVIRYNATDAPFKQAIFPQYTYPHAKQRYAEIADFLGLGGRTEEEKVERLVEAIDNLKQQLDIPLSIKEALPDKEREFYEQVEKMAEQAFDDQCTGANPRYPLIRDLKELYVLSFQGCRLDSALYHQPLTPIS, encoded by the coding sequence ATGCTGGTGACAAATGAACAAGAGTTAAACGAATTGATTGCCAAGGTTAAGGTTGCCCAAGAGGAGTTTGGCAATTTTTCCCAGGAACAAGTCGATCGGATTTTTCAACAGGCGGCGTTGGCAGCTAACGAGGCGCGCATTCCCCTGGCTAAAATGGCGGTGGCGGAGACAGGCATGGGGATTGTGGAAGACAAGGTAATTAAAAATCACTTTGCCGCAGAGATGGTCTACAACAAGTACAAAAATGAAAAGACCTGCGGTGTAATTGAGGAAGACCCCCACTTTGGTATCAAAAAGATTGCCGAACCCGTGGGCATCATTGCTGGGATTGTCCCTACCACTAACCCCACTTCCACCGCGATCTTCAAAGCCCTGTTGGCGATCAAAACTCGCAATGCCATCATCTTTTCTCCTCACCCCAGGGCAAAGAAGTGCACGATCGAGGCCGCTCGCATCATCAAGGAAGCAGCGGTAGCAGCGGGTGCCCCTGATCCCATCATTGGCTGGATCGATGAACCGACTGTCCCCCTGTCCCAGGCATTGATGCAACATCCCGACATTAAGTTAATTCTGGCAACGGGGGGTCCCGCGATGGTAAAAGCTGCCTACTCTTCTGGTCATCCTTCCTTGGGGGTGGGTGCGGGCAACACGCCAGCTTTGATCGATGCCAGTGCTGATATTCCCATGGCGGTCAGCTCTATTCTGCTCAGTAAAACTTTTGACCATGGCATGATCTGTGCCTCGGAACAGGCAGTAATTGTAGTCGATGCCATCTATGACCAGGTGAAAGCAGAATTCCAACGGCGGGGTGCTCACATTCTGTCGGCGGCAGAGGTGGCAAAACTGCGACAGATTATTTTGACGGAAGGCAGGTTGAACCCAGCGATCGTGGGGCAATCAGTGGAAAAAATCGCGGAATTAGCAGGATTTACTGTGCCAGCGGGGACAAGGTTGCTGATTGGGGAAGTGCAAGAGGTGGGGGAACAGGAACCCTTCTCCTACGAAAAGTTAGCCCCAATTTTGGCGATGTATCGTGTACCCAACTTCCATGCGGGGGTAGAGGTAGCTGCCCAGGTAGTGAATTTCGGCGGTAAGGGGCATACAGCGGTTCTCTACACTGACCCCGCCAATAAAGATGACCTCGCCTACTTTGAACACCATGTCACTGCCAGTCGGGTATTGTTGAATACGCCCTCTTCCCAGGGAGCGATCGGGGATTTGTATAACTTCAAGCTCGACCCCTCATTAACGTTGGGTTGTGGGACATGGGGCGGCAATTCTGTGTCAGAGAATGTGGGACCTCACCATCTTCTCAACATCAAAACGGTGACAGAGCGCCGAGAAAATATGCTGTGGTTCCGCGTACCTCCCAAAATTTACTTCAAGTACGGTTGTTTGCCTGTAGCATTGCAGGAATTGAAGGGCAAACAAAGGGCATTCATTGTTACAGATAAACCCCTGTTTGACATGGGGATGCTCAAGGAAGTGGAGGAGGTACTGGAAGAACTGGGGATTGAGTTTCAGATTTTCTTTGAAGTGGAGCCAGACCCCAAACTCAGTGATGTGCAAAAGGGACTCGATCGCTGCCGCAACTTTAAGCCGGACGTGATTATTGCTTTTGGGGGTGGTTCACCGATGGATGCTGCCAAGGTGATGTGGCTGATGTACGAACATCCAGAGGTGGAATTTTCTGGGGTTGCCATGCGGTTTATGGACATTCGCAAGCGAGTCTATGTCCTGCCGCCCTTGGGACAAAAGGCAATTATGGTGGCAATTCCTACCACTTCGGGGACGGGTTCGGAAGTCACTCCCTTTGCTGTAGTTACGGATGACAAGACGGGCATTAAGTATCCGCTGGCAGACTATGCCTTGACACCAACGATGGCGATCGTTGACCCCGAATTAGTGATGCATATGCCTAAGAAACTGACCGCCTACGGGGGAATTGATGCTCTGACCCATGCGTTGGAAGCCTATGTGTCTGTTCTGGCAACGGAATTTACGGAAGGGCTGGCATTGGAGGCAATCAAGTTGTTGTTTGAGTATTTGCCCCGCGCCTACAAACATGGTGCCAAAGACCCGCTTGCCCGTGAAAAAGTCCACTATGCTGCCACGATCGCGGGGATGGCTTTTGCCAATGCCTTCCTGGGAATTTGTCACTCCCTGGCGCACAAACTGGGTTCAACCTTCCACCTGCCCCACGGTCTAGCTAACGCCTTGATGATTTCCCATGTCATTCGCTACAACGCTACGGATGCTCCCTTCAAACAAGCCATCTTCCCGCAGTACACCTACCCCCACGCCAAACAGCGCTATGCGGAAATTGCCGACTTTCTCGGTCTAGGGGGAAGAACGGAGGAGGAAAAAGTGGAGAGGTTGGTAGAGGCGATCGACAATCTCAAACAGCAACTGGACATTCCCCTGTCCATCAAGGAGGCGTTGCCTGATAAGGAGCGGGAGTTTTACGAACAGGTGGAAAAAATGGCAGAACAGGCCTTTGACGACCAGTGCACAGGCGCTAATCCCCGCTACCCCCTCATTCGCGACCTCAAGGAGCTATACGTTCTCTCCTTCCAGGGCTGTCGTTTAGATAGCGCTCTCTACCACCAACCCCTGACCCCCATTAGCTAG
- a CDS encoding bifunctional acetate--CoA ligase family protein/GNAT family N-acetyltransferase, producing the protein MVLATAPTQESVYDIWRAGQRYPLDAIFRPQNVAVIGATERPGSVGRTLLWNLISTPFGGTVFPINPKRPSVLGIKAYPSIKEVPDRVDLAVIATPAPSVPSVIAECAQAGVKGAIVVSAGFREVGPEGVELERQILAKAGQMRIIGPNCLGVMNPVIGLNATFASTIARPGSVGFISQSGALCTSILDLSFQENIGFSAFISIGAMVDVSWGDLIYYLGDDPNTKSIVLYMESIGDARSFLSAAREVALTKPIIVLKAGRTEAAAQAATSHTGALAGSDEVLSAAFRRCGVLRVDNISDLFDMAEVLSKQPKLPKGNRLTILTNAGGPGVIATDAFIQGGGRLAELAPETIAKLDQILPSHWSHGNPVDILGDADADRYAQALEVVATDPNSDAILVILTPQAMSQPTETATKLIECAQHCQKPILASWMGGEGVAPAMHALNDAAIPTFNYPDTAAHIFNYMCRYSSNLRALYETPQLPPDSDDFTPDRHLVQQICEQALRHDRYILTEYEAKQVLTAYGIPTVPTEIALTVEEAVAIADRMGYPVVLKLLSEVITHKSDVGGVQLNLANADAVRAAFQLIRTNVRAWEEQYPDVFLGVTVQPMFRAQGYELILGSSVDVQFGPVILFGTGGQLVEVYQDRALALPPLNSTLAKRMMERTRIYHALQGVRGNRPVDIDALAQILVQFSQLVVEQPQIQEIDINPLLASADHLIALDARVVLREGKPPKLAIRPYPGHYMSCFTLKNGLHVTIRPIRPEDEPLMVEFHKLLSEESVYMRYAHMVNLQYRISHDRLTRICFIDYDREMVLVADYKDPATGKHLIIGVGRLTRFHNSHNAEFAMIVADRYQRQGLGTEILRRLVEIARVEQVSQIEAYMLPTNTAMRKICEGLGFHWEKGEDDLLKGVLVLNSDAGHQTHL; encoded by the coding sequence ATGGTATTAGCCACCGCTCCTACCCAGGAATCTGTCTATGATATTTGGCGTGCAGGACAGCGCTACCCCCTCGATGCCATCTTTCGTCCCCAGAATGTGGCGGTAATTGGGGCAACGGAACGCCCAGGGAGTGTGGGACGGACGCTCCTATGGAATTTAATCAGCACGCCTTTTGGCGGGACAGTCTTCCCCATCAATCCTAAACGCCCCAGTGTGTTGGGGATCAAAGCCTACCCCAGTATCAAAGAAGTACCCGATCGGGTTGATCTGGCAGTCATTGCTACCCCTGCTCCCAGTGTGCCTAGTGTGATTGCCGAATGTGCCCAGGCGGGGGTAAAGGGGGCAATAGTGGTGTCAGCAGGATTTCGGGAGGTTGGACCGGAGGGGGTGGAGTTGGAGCGGCAAATTCTGGCTAAGGCGGGACAGATGCGCATCATTGGTCCCAACTGCCTAGGGGTAATGAATCCCGTGATTGGCTTGAATGCTACTTTTGCTAGCACGATCGCCCGTCCTGGCTCGGTAGGATTTATCTCCCAAAGTGGGGCGCTGTGTACCTCTATCCTCGATTTGAGTTTCCAGGAAAACATTGGTTTTAGTGCCTTTATTTCCATCGGGGCAATGGTGGATGTGAGCTGGGGGGATTTAATCTACTACCTCGGCGACGACCCCAACACCAAAAGCATAGTGCTGTATATGGAATCGATCGGGGATGCCCGTTCTTTCCTCTCGGCGGCTAGGGAGGTAGCTCTAACCAAGCCAATCATTGTGCTGAAGGCGGGGCGGACAGAGGCGGCTGCCCAGGCAGCTACTTCCCATACAGGGGCACTGGCGGGGAGTGATGAAGTTTTGAGTGCGGCGTTTCGGCGCTGCGGGGTGTTGCGGGTGGATAACATCTCTGACCTATTCGACATGGCGGAAGTCCTCTCCAAGCAACCCAAACTGCCTAAGGGCAATCGGCTAACCATCCTCACCAATGCGGGGGGACCGGGGGTAATCGCCACCGATGCCTTTATCCAAGGGGGGGGAAGATTGGCAGAACTAGCCCCAGAAACCATAGCCAAGCTAGATCAGATTTTGCCTAGCCACTGGAGTCACGGCAACCCCGTAGACATTTTGGGGGATGCGGATGCCGATCGCTATGCCCAGGCCCTGGAGGTTGTCGCTACTGACCCCAACAGCGATGCCATTTTGGTGATTCTCACGCCCCAAGCGATGTCCCAACCGACGGAGACAGCGACCAAATTGATTGAATGTGCCCAGCATTGCCAAAAGCCAATTCTTGCCAGTTGGATGGGGGGAGAGGGAGTAGCCCCTGCTATGCATGCCCTCAATGATGCCGCTATTCCCACCTTCAATTACCCGGATACGGCAGCCCACATTTTCAACTACATGTGTCGCTACAGCAGCAATCTGCGTGCCCTCTACGAAACACCCCAACTGCCCCCCGATTCCGATGACTTCACCCCCGATCGCCATCTCGTGCAACAAATCTGTGAGCAAGCCCTGCGCCACGATCGCTATATCCTGACGGAGTACGAAGCTAAGCAAGTCCTCACCGCTTATGGGATTCCCACCGTGCCCACGGAAATTGCTCTCACCGTGGAAGAAGCGGTAGCCATTGCCGATCGGATGGGCTATCCCGTGGTGTTGAAGTTGCTATCGGAGGTAATCACGCACAAGAGCGATGTAGGGGGCGTACAGTTAAATCTTGCCAATGCCGACGCAGTGCGAGCAGCTTTTCAGTTGATTCGAACGAATGTACGGGCTTGGGAGGAGCAGTATCCCGATGTATTTTTGGGAGTAACGGTGCAACCCATGTTCCGTGCCCAGGGCTATGAGTTGATTCTGGGCAGTAGCGTAGATGTGCAGTTTGGTCCAGTAATCCTGTTTGGCACAGGGGGACAACTGGTGGAAGTCTATCAGGACAGAGCACTAGCGCTACCGCCTCTTAACAGTACCTTGGCAAAACGGATGATGGAACGTACTCGCATTTACCATGCTCTCCAGGGGGTAAGGGGCAATCGCCCGGTGGATATAGACGCTCTAGCGCAAATTTTGGTGCAGTTTAGTCAACTGGTAGTAGAACAACCACAAATTCAGGAAATTGACATTAACCCGCTGCTGGCTTCTGCTGATCATCTCATTGCCCTCGATGCCCGCGTGGTACTTAGAGAGGGGAAACCGCCCAAACTAGCAATCCGTCCTTATCCCGGTCATTACATGAGTTGTTTTACCCTCAAGAATGGCTTACATGTCACTATCCGCCCCATCCGTCCTGAGGATGAACCCCTCATGGTGGAATTCCACAAGCTCCTCTCGGAAGAGAGCGTCTATATGCGCTATGCCCATATGGTCAACCTGCAGTACCGCATCTCCCACGATCGGTTAACCCGCATCTGCTTTATTGACTATGACCGCGAAATGGTACTGGTAGCTGACTACAAAGACCCTGCCACGGGCAAGCATTTAATTATTGGTGTAGGGCGGTTAACGCGCTTCCACAATTCCCATAATGCTGAATTTGCCATGATTGTTGCCGATCGGTATCAACGGCAGGGCTTAGGCACAGAAATCCTACGACGCTTAGTGGAAATTGCCAGGGTTGAGCAGGTTAGTCAGATTGAAGCCTACATGCTTCCCACGAATACGGCGATGCGGAAAATTTGTGAGGGTTTGGGTTTCCACTGGGAGAAGGGAGAGGATGACCTCCTAAAGGGGGTTTTGGTTTTGAATAGCGATGCAGGACATCAGACCCATCTTTGA
- a CDS encoding HEAT repeat domain-containing protein encodes MTTNWDELFEQLKHPNPHLRERAMAAIVEQQDETTIPRLMALLGETDTTYRRAAVKTIGAIGYEAVPFLADSLLNSSDVTVRGSAAKALAQVAVNFGAEGFPEVGIRALEQAMQDLNPVVHIAAVMALGEIGTPVVDVLIRGLETTDNPALAVSIVGALGSIGDERGVAVLTRLIEAETTDSYVREAAVSSLSRLELIQSRLTPNRPVG; translated from the coding sequence ATGACAACTAACTGGGATGAATTATTTGAGCAGTTGAAGCACCCCAATCCCCATCTGCGGGAGCGAGCAATGGCAGCGATCGTGGAACAACAAGATGAAACCACTATCCCGCGCCTCATGGCATTATTGGGAGAAACGGACACCACCTATCGCCGCGCAGCGGTAAAAACGATCGGGGCAATTGGCTACGAGGCTGTACCCTTTTTGGCGGATTCCCTCTTAAACAGCAGTGATGTCACCGTGCGAGGTAGTGCAGCAAAGGCGTTGGCACAGGTAGCCGTCAACTTTGGCGCCGAGGGTTTTCCTGAAGTAGGCATTAGAGCCTTAGAACAAGCCATGCAAGACCTCAACCCCGTTGTGCATATTGCTGCTGTTATGGCACTGGGAGAAATTGGCACACCCGTTGTCGATGTCCTCATCCGCGGGTTGGAAACTACCGATAATCCTGCTTTGGCAGTCTCCATCGTGGGGGCACTGGGTTCGATCGGGGATGAACGGGGGGTAGCAGTCCTGACCCGCCTAATTGAAGCTGAAACCACTGATAGCTACGTCCGTGAGGCTGCTGTCAGTTCCCTCTCCCGTTTGGAATTAATTCAGTCTCGCTTGACCCCTAATAGACCGGTAGGGTGA
- a CDS encoding histidine kinase yields MQVSSPIQLILFIDDRPSSFEVVKAVEEFLQGCPPESAELQVIDVTGQPYLAEHFRVVLTPALLKIYPAPRQTIAGKSLMVQLRNSWHSWQLALQNLQSNNIDRKNQIDRSAEIIKMTDEVFRLTQEKNYLQQQLHFKDRIIAMLAHDLRNPITAISLALETLDNSGEKLDPEQREQVLLHARKQVRTADNMITEILESGRGEVFHFPIHPQRTNISEVCRRVVEDYYLLHKLKEKQQDLVTDIPNDLPYVYADGERVQQVLANLMDNAIKYTPVGGKIQVTALHRTSQKVEITVTDTGPGVPAELREKIFEEQFRLSRDQQTEGYGIGLAVCKRIIRAHYGKIWVDSPPKGGSSFHVTLPVY; encoded by the coding sequence GTGCAGGTAAGTTCTCCTATCCAACTCATATTGTTTATAGACGATCGTCCCAGTTCCTTCGAGGTGGTGAAGGCAGTAGAGGAGTTTTTGCAGGGTTGTCCACCAGAGAGTGCGGAATTGCAAGTGATCGATGTGACGGGGCAGCCCTATCTGGCAGAACATTTTCGCGTTGTCCTCACCCCTGCCCTGTTAAAAATTTATCCTGCCCCCCGTCAGACCATTGCGGGCAAGAGTTTGATGGTGCAACTCAGGAATTCCTGGCATAGTTGGCAGTTAGCCCTCCAGAATTTGCAGTCAAATAACATTGACAGAAAGAATCAAATCGATCGATCGGCAGAAATAATTAAGATGACAGATGAAGTTTTCCGCCTGACGCAGGAGAAGAATTATCTGCAACAGCAACTGCATTTCAAAGACCGCATTATTGCGATGCTTGCCCATGACTTGCGCAATCCGATTACAGCGATTTCCTTGGCTTTGGAGACGCTGGACAACAGTGGGGAGAAGTTAGACCCTGAGCAACGGGAACAGGTTTTGCTGCATGCCCGCAAACAGGTACGCACAGCAGACAATATGATTACAGAAATTTTGGAGTCAGGGCGCGGGGAGGTCTTTCACTTTCCCATTCATCCCCAACGCACTAATATCAGTGAAGTCTGTCGGCGGGTGGTGGAAGATTATTACCTGCTACATAAATTGAAGGAAAAACAACAGGATTTGGTCACGGACATTCCCAACGATTTGCCCTATGTTTATGCTGATGGGGAAAGGGTACAGCAGGTGTTAGCTAACTTGATGGATAACGCCATTAAATATACGCCTGTGGGGGGCAAGATTCAGGTCACCGCTCTCCATCGTACATCGCAAAAGGTGGAAATCACCGTTACAGATACAGGTCCAGGTGTCCCCGCTGAGTTGCGGGAAAAAATTTTTGAGGAACAGTTCCGCCTCAGTCGGGATCAACAAACGGAAGGGTATGGTATTGGTCTGGCGGTCTGTAAACGTATCATCCGTGCCCACTACGGCAAAATCTGGGTGGACAGTCCCCCCAAAGGGGGATCGAGTTTCCATGTCACCCTACCGGTCTATTAG
- a CDS encoding SpoIIE family protein phosphatase, which translates to MLGKIIQKQSLRNVIVVPFALQLLVAVVIVGVTSLRAGQKSVQEVAVLFQQEVNTRIVGKLRSYTETPDVINQLNAEAFLNGDIDVLNASRGKNLFWQQIIVYPGISFVYCGAEKDGSSFGVGRLADDIDTKVLSYSNAKTKYLKENYRLNDRGEVAELLPLRSTHKPFDARRRPWYTAAKQKGKPTWSEIYLDFGTLLPTVTASFPVYNSDRKLLGVCAVDYFLPREVNMFLSSLSVGKTGIAFIVERSGRLVSTSTPEPTTRGEGENLERLLAKESAHPLIREIGIYLQDKLPTVQGLSTFAHKFKGEQFFVQVQPFQDKDSIDWLIVTVFPESDFMVRVEQNFYTTLIILAITSTIAVVTGIITAEWLSQPILNLAKAAKRLAEGQLMQKVTIAGTMETQQLETAFNQMAEDIQILVTDLEEKVEERTQELQEANREIRLLSEKLKEENLRLTSELAATRKIQQMILPRGQELHHICDLEIAEFIMPADEVGGDYYDVFSHNGKIKIGIGDVTGHGLESGMIMLMAQTAVRALASQSNGNIEEVLQNINQVIWHNVQRMRSDKNLTLALLEYDRGDLRIVGQHEEVIIVRSDGNIERIDTIDLGFPIGLEPEIRDFLAVYEVKLQQGDVVVLYTDGITEAENDRGEYYGIDRLVGVVRDHLGCSAQEINNAVIYDVKKHIGKHKVYDDITLLVMKQR; encoded by the coding sequence ATGCTAGGAAAAATTATTCAAAAACAGTCACTGAGGAATGTTATAGTCGTTCCTTTCGCCTTACAACTCCTAGTCGCAGTCGTTATCGTAGGTGTTACTTCCCTGCGGGCGGGCCAAAAATCAGTCCAGGAAGTAGCGGTGTTGTTCCAGCAGGAAGTTAATACGAGAATTGTGGGTAAATTGCGTAGTTACACAGAAACTCCCGATGTCATCAACCAACTCAATGCCGAAGCCTTCCTGAATGGTGATATTGATGTCTTAAATGCCTCCAGGGGTAAAAATTTATTTTGGCAACAAATTATAGTTTATCCTGGGATTAGTTTTGTGTACTGCGGTGCCGAAAAAGATGGTTCCTCTTTTGGCGTTGGGCGTTTGGCTGATGATATAGACACAAAGGTACTAAGCTACAGTAATGCCAAAACCAAATACCTTAAGGAAAACTATAGACTAAATGATAGGGGTGAGGTGGCAGAATTACTGCCTTTGAGGAGCACCCACAAACCCTTTGATGCTCGTCGTCGTCCCTGGTACACGGCTGCTAAGCAAAAAGGCAAACCTACCTGGAGTGAAATATATCTGGATTTTGGCACACTGTTACCGACAGTAACTGCTAGTTTTCCTGTCTACAATTCCGATCGCAAACTGCTGGGAGTCTGTGCTGTTGATTATTTCTTACCGCGAGAGGTCAACATGTTTTTATCTTCCCTGTCTGTTGGGAAAACAGGCATTGCTTTCATTGTGGAACGATCGGGCAGATTAGTTTCCACGTCTACCCCTGAACCAACTACTAGGGGTGAGGGAGAGAATTTAGAGCGCCTGTTAGCAAAGGAAAGTGCCCACCCCCTAATTAGAGAAATCGGCATCTACTTGCAGGATAAATTGCCGACGGTGCAAGGGTTATCAACTTTTGCCCACAAATTTAAGGGAGAACAGTTTTTTGTACAAGTGCAACCATTTCAAGACAAAGATAGCATCGACTGGTTAATTGTGACAGTGTTCCCTGAGTCAGATTTTATGGTGAGGGTTGAGCAAAATTTTTACACTACTCTGATTATTTTAGCTATTACATCAACAATTGCTGTCGTTACAGGTATTATTACAGCTGAATGGCTGAGCCAACCCATTCTCAATTTGGCAAAGGCAGCCAAAAGACTAGCAGAAGGTCAATTGATGCAAAAGGTAACGATTGCAGGTACAATGGAAACTCAGCAGCTAGAAACTGCTTTCAATCAAATGGCAGAGGATATACAAATTTTAGTAACTGACCTAGAGGAAAAAGTAGAGGAGCGCACCCAAGAGTTACAAGAGGCAAATCGGGAAATTCGTTTACTCAGTGAAAAGTTAAAGGAGGAAAATTTACGTCTTACTTCTGAGCTAGCAGCAACACGCAAAATCCAGCAGATGATCTTACCCAGGGGACAGGAGCTACACCACATTTGTGACCTAGAAATTGCTGAATTTATTATGCCTGCTGATGAAGTAGGGGGTGACTATTATGACGTTTTTTCCCACAACGGTAAGATTAAAATTGGCATTGGCGATGTCACAGGGCATGGACTGGAAAGTGGGATGATTATGTTAATGGCTCAAACAGCTGTACGCGCTTTAGCTAGCCAGAGTAATGGCAACATTGAGGAGGTTTTACAGAACATCAATCAAGTGATTTGGCACAACGTACAACGCATGCGGTCGGATAAGAATCTAACTTTGGCTCTCCTGGAATATGATAGAGGTGACTTAAGAATTGTCGGGCAGCATGAGGAGGTGATAATTGTCCGATCGGATGGCAATATAGAGAGAATTGACACAATAGACCTGGGTTTTCCCATTGGTTTAGAGCCAGAAATTAGGGATTTTCTCGCTGTTTATGAAGTGAAACTACAGCAGGGAGATGTGGTAGTTTTGTACACAGATGGAATTACGGAAGCGGAAAACGATCGGGGAGAATACTACGGTATCGATCGGTTAGTAGGGGTGGTCAGGGATCATCTTGGATGTTCGGCACAGGAGATTAACAATGCTGTCATTTACGATGTGAAAAAGCACATTGGTAAGCACAAAGTGTATGATGATATTACCCTTTTAGTAATGAAACAGCGTTAG
- a CDS encoding TM2 domain-containing protein translates to MQDKKEKIVAALLAFFLGGLGVHKFYLGEMGWGILYFLFCWTGITWIIAFIEGIGLLLMPQERFDLKFNYPLVVRQIGYPTERASSKEKEKLEVAILRICRERNGATVSDCVIETGEDPAKVRKTIEALYTQGLLTVGNRMEDGAVVYYAS, encoded by the coding sequence ATGCAAGACAAGAAGGAGAAAATCGTTGCGGCTCTGTTAGCATTCTTCCTGGGGGGGTTGGGGGTACACAAGTTTTACCTAGGGGAGATGGGTTGGGGTATTCTCTACTTCCTCTTTTGTTGGACAGGCATAACGTGGATAATTGCTTTTATAGAAGGGATTGGGCTGTTGTTAATGCCCCAGGAGAGATTTGACCTCAAGTTTAATTATCCGCTGGTTGTCAGACAGATTGGTTATCCTACGGAAAGGGCTTCCAGCAAGGAAAAGGAAAAACTGGAGGTAGCAATCCTGCGTATTTGTCGCGAGCGCAACGGCGCAACGGTTTCCGACTGTGTGATTGAAACGGGTGAAGACCCTGCCAAAGTGAGAAAGACTATAGAGGCTCTCTATACCCAGGGCTTGCTGACGGTGGGAAATAGAATGGAAGATGGGGCAGTAGTTTACTACGCTAGTTAG